The following are from one region of the Stigmatella ashevillena genome:
- a CDS encoding sigma 54-interacting transcriptional regulator, with amino-acid sequence METTPLQQVRGPTRVRLKLLVLSGPDVGRSVPLEPGQYRIGTASSCEIALSDKTVSRQHLRLEVREGGVRAVDAGSRNGSFCEQMRFSELEVRVGAVLQVGTTEFKLVPEESRERVVPPSSRESFGALVGGSRPMRELFTLLERLAAGDSDVLVQGETGTGKELCAEAIHQQSKRSQGPFVIVDLAGVAPSLIESELFGHVKGAFTGAQADRAGAFERANGGTVFLDEVGELPLELQPRLLRALERRQVKRVGANDYRTVAMRVVAATHVDLESAVKAGKFRRDLFHRLAVLRVTLPPLRERPEDIPLLVDTVLRRMDKPPGTLSEQTRALLTQYPWPGNVRELRNVVEQVVNLGEESLPEMTPDPLESSVGAGAAGLDLPFKEAKERLIEGFERDYFRSLMERCEGNVSRASREAGIDRFYLRKLLKKHGLDGH; translated from the coding sequence GTGGAGACCACTCCCCTCCAGCAGGTGCGCGGCCCCACGCGGGTCCGCCTGAAGCTGCTGGTGCTCTCCGGGCCGGATGTGGGCCGCAGCGTGCCGCTCGAGCCCGGACAGTACCGGATTGGCACCGCCTCCTCTTGCGAGATCGCCTTGAGCGACAAGACCGTCTCGCGCCAGCACCTGCGGCTCGAGGTGCGAGAGGGGGGCGTGAGGGCCGTGGATGCGGGCTCGCGCAATGGCTCCTTCTGCGAGCAGATGCGCTTCTCGGAGCTGGAGGTCCGCGTGGGGGCGGTGCTCCAGGTGGGCACCACCGAGTTCAAGCTGGTGCCGGAGGAGTCCCGCGAGCGCGTTGTTCCTCCGTCCTCTCGGGAGTCCTTTGGCGCGCTGGTGGGCGGCAGCCGGCCCATGCGCGAGCTGTTCACCCTGCTGGAGCGGCTGGCGGCGGGGGACTCGGATGTGCTCGTGCAGGGAGAGACGGGCACGGGCAAGGAGCTGTGTGCCGAGGCCATTCATCAGCAGAGCAAGCGCAGCCAGGGCCCCTTCGTCATCGTCGATCTGGCCGGCGTGGCGCCCTCGCTGATCGAGTCCGAGCTGTTCGGGCACGTGAAGGGGGCCTTCACCGGCGCCCAGGCAGACCGAGCCGGAGCCTTCGAGCGGGCCAATGGGGGCACCGTCTTCCTGGATGAGGTGGGGGAGTTGCCGCTGGAGCTTCAGCCCCGGCTTTTGCGGGCGCTGGAGCGGCGCCAGGTGAAACGGGTGGGCGCCAATGATTACCGCACCGTGGCCATGCGGGTGGTGGCGGCCACGCATGTGGACTTGGAGAGCGCGGTGAAGGCCGGCAAGTTCCGCCGGGACTTGTTCCACCGGCTGGCCGTGCTGCGCGTCACCCTGCCGCCCTTGCGCGAGCGGCCCGAGGACATTCCCCTCCTGGTGGACACGGTGTTGCGGCGGATGGACAAGCCCCCTGGCACGTTGTCGGAGCAGACGCGGGCGCTGCTGACCCAGTACCCGTGGCCGGGCAACGTCCGAGAGCTGCGCAACGTGGTGGAGCAGGTGGTGAACTTGGGCGAAGAGTCGCTGCCCGAGATGACCCCGGATCCGCTCGAGTCTTCCGTCGGCGCTGGCGCGGCCGGACTGGACCTGCCCTTCAAGGAAGCCAAGGAGCGGCTCATCGAGGGCTTCGAGCGCGACTATTTCCGGAGCTTGATGGAGCGGTGTGAGGGCAACGTCTCTCGCGCCTCGCGCGAGGCGGGCATTGACCGGTTCTACCTGCGCAAGCTGCTGAAGAAGCACGGGCTGGACGGGCACTGA